The window ACCGAGCGATGACGGCCCCGGGCGAATCGGTCGGGACGGCGGGCGAGGCGGGCCGCGCGATGGTCGCGAACACGGCCCACGAATTCGAGTGGCGGCACAGCCAGCCCGGGTACGGGACCGGGTGGATGGCGGCCGAAGAACTCCGGCGGATGGGCCAGGACGAGCGGTTCGCGGCGGGTCAGGCGCTCGTCTGGCAGGCGCGGGTCGGGCCGGCCGCGGTCGTCGACACCGTCCTCGTGGGTGAAACCGAGCCCGTGATGATAACCCCGCCCGCGGACTGGCCGTACAAGCGTGCGAAGTTGCTCGGCCGCTCGTTCCCCGTGCCGGATTTATTTGTTCATACCCACTGATCGTGGCGGCGCGGAATCTCCGCGCTCGGGGCGTCCGTGAGGCCTTCGCTCATCTTTTAAAATTCCCCCCATTCTTCGCAAAACTGCTCTCGGCGCGGGTCGATGCCGTTGGTATCGTCCCGCCGCCGTATCATGCCGGGCGAGGGAACGATCCCGGCGGAGATTTCAGGGAGGAAGTATCCGATGCGCTCGTTCACCCGCCGCGCGGCCGCCGTGATTCTGGGGGCCGCGCTCGTTGCCCCGGCATTCGCCCAGACGCCCGCCCCGGTCCCCGGTGCCGCTCCGGCCGCCCCGGCTGCCGGTGCCCCCGCCGGCCCGCTGCAACCCGCGACGCCCGCCCCGGGCTCGCTGCCCGCCCCGACCGGCAAGCCGGTCGAACGGCCGACCGGCGTGGCCGCCACGGTCACGGGTCAACCGATCCCGGAAGTGGCCGTATGGCGCGCGCTCCGGCAGTTTCCGGAAGCCGAGCACCCGATCGCCCGGAAAGAGATTCTCAACCACCTGATCGAAAACTTGCTCATCGACCAGTACCTCAACGCCCTCAAGATCGCGGCCGAACCTGCCGAAGTCGACAAGCTGATTGAAGAACTGAAGGCCGAGCTCAAGAAGTCGATGAAGGACTACGCGAAGGAACTCGAATCGATGATGTTGACCGAGGCCGAGTTCCGGGCCGAAGTCACCGCGCAAATGAAATGGGACAAGTTCCTCAAGCAGCAGGGCACCGACCAGGCCCTGCAGGGGTTCTTCGTCAAGCGGCCCGACATCTTCGACGGCACCCTGGTCCGCGCGCGGCACATCCTGCTCACGCCGGGCACGGACCCGGCCAAGATGGCTGAAGCGAAGCAAACCCTGGCGGCCATCAAGTCCGACATCGCCGTGAAGGCCCAGGAAGCCGCCACCGCCGCGCCCGGCGACGCACTGGCGAAGGAAACGGCCCGCGGCAAGAAAGTCGACGAGTTGTTTGCCGAAGCGGCCAAAAAGCACTCGCTCTGCCCGTCCAAGGCGGCCGGCGGCGACCTGCAGTTCTTCCCCCGCGTCGGGGCGATGGTCGAGCCGTTCGCGGAAGCCGCGTTCAAGTTGAACCTGTACGAAATGAGCGACGTGGTCGAAACCGAGTTCGGCATGCACCTGATCCTTCTGACTGCCAAGAACCCGGGCAAGGCTCGCAAGTTCGAGGAAGTGAAGGAAGACGTCCGGGCCGTTTACGCGATGCAACTCCGCCAGGCGGTCGTCGGCCAAATGAAACCGCGGGCGCAGATCACCATCAACCCGGCCCCGGCGACCACGCCGGCCGCCGCCCCGCCCGCGAACGCCGTTCCCACGACCCCGCCGCCGCCGCCGGGCAGCCCCGCTTCGGTCACGCCGCCGACCGGGAAGTAGTCCTGAAGATTGTCGGTGGGAGAGAAATGACACGGCCCACGGTTTTTGCCGTGGGCCGTGTTGTTGCGTACATGCCTGCAACGAAGTCACATCAGCGAAAAACTCTCACTTTCGGCCGTGCCGACTCGAACGCCTTTACGTCCGCATCAGTGACCGCCGTTTTGCCAAGAGTCAAGGTGTCCAGGTTCTTGAGTCCTTTCAGCTCGCTCAGACCTTTGCCGGTGATTTTCGTTCCTTCGAGGTGAAGTACCGACAGTCTTTGCATGTTCATCAAGTACGGTAAGCCGGCATCAGTAACGGCCGTATATTTTAGGTACAGTCCGTACAGTTGGTCGAGATCCTTAATCTCTTTAAGCCCTGCGTTGGTGATCTTGGTATCATTCAACTCTAAAGTGTAGAGTTTTGTAAACCTTTTGATGTCTTTCAAAGCAGCGTCTGTAATTTTTGTCTCGGCGACACTGATCGACGTCACATTTTCGAGCCCTTGAATTTCCTTTACACCAGCATCCGTGATGGCCGTGCCGCTCAGATTCAGGTTTCGCAGTTTTCTGAGTTCTTTGACCTCTTTCATCCCCGCGTTCCCTATCTTCGACCCGTTAAGATACAATTTTTCTAAGTTGGAAAACTCTTTGAGCCCCGCGCCGGTTCCCCCAAACTCCATTAACAATAGCTCCTTTAAACTCTTGACGGATTTGAGCTCTTTTAGACCCTTGTCAGAAATGCCGCGCACGAATGAGAGATTTAAACTTTCTAGGGCCGGCAACTCCTTTAGCTCCTTGAGCCCGGCGTCCGTAATCTTGGTGGAAGAAAGGCTAAGTTCTTTCATCTGCTGAAACGACCTGAGTAATTTCAGATCTGCGTCCGTGATGGCTTTGGAATCAAGTCGGACTTCGATGACCGGCTGACCGGGGCGTTTCGCATCCCGTTCGATCTTTCCGCCCAATTTCTCGATGGCTTTTATCGCCGTAGCCTGATCGACAGGGCTTTCCGCCGGCTTCTCATCTCCGGCGGCCGGCTGAATCGCAAAAAGTGTTCCGAGTAAAACGGCCAAGACACTCACAATGTTACCCGTCACGTCGCCCTCTCAAAAATTGCGGTAAGCCGATGGAAGCAGGTGCCTCGGAAGCTTTCTTCACGAGGCACTTACTTTGTCAAGTTCGTTATAGTTTGCCCAAAGCGGGCGGCCTGCGGAATCCGAAAAGGTTGAGGGGTTCGACAATTTGGATGCGATGGACTCGCACGTCGCTCGCCCAAGTTTTCGTCGGAATTGCGTAAAAACATTCAAGTAGGGCCGCCATGTCAGTGCGACTGATCGCCTCCGGTCGTGAATGGAGTCGTTGGGTTTTCGTCGGGTTCCTGGCATTAGCCGTCGAGTCGGTCGGCCGGGCCCAGACGGCAACGCCCGTCATAGTCGCAACGCAGGCACCCGCTCCCGTCATCGAAATACCACCGGTCGCCCCGGGAACGGCACTCGCTCCCGGGGTCACTACGGCACCCGCCGAGAATAGTGTTGCGCCACCGACCGCAGGTGGCACAGCCGCACCGTCGGGCGGGGATGGCGGCGGCCAGAGGGCGTATTCCGGGCCGGCACAGAAGCCGGAGAGCGAAAAGACGTTCTGGGAAAAGGTGCCGCCGATCCAACCGTTCCCGCGGCAAGGGAATTTCTACATCGCCCCGTCCGGGCCAGGGTATTACACCCTGTTCGACTTCATCCGTGGGCGGGAATTGCCCGACCGGCCGAAGAATCCGTATCTCCAGTGGGGCCAAAACGCGAATTCGTCGTTCAACGCGGACTTCCGCTATTTAGACGACCCCAAGAACACCCAGTTCGACTTCTTCGACCCGCTCAAACGCATCCACGTTGGCGACGACTGGCTGTTTTCTACCGGCGGCGAGATCCGCGACCGCTACGCCTCCATCCAGAACGCGGCTCTTTACAACAAGAAGCCGCAAGCAGGGGCGGACGACACGTACAACCTGTTCCGGGCTCGCGTTTACGGCGATTTATGGTACCGCGACGAGTTCCGCTTCTTTGTCGAATTCATCACCGCCGATTCGTCACACCAGGCGATCCCGGCCTCGTCGTCGGACGTCGAACAGAACGACTTCCTGAACCTGTTCGTCGAACTCAAGCTGTTCTCGCTCGACGACCACGGGGTTTACGCCCGCATCGGCCGGCAGGAATTGCTGTTCGGCTCCCAGCGGGCGATCTCGCCGTCCGACTGGTCGAACACCCGGCGGACGTTCCAGGGCGTCCGCGGGTCGTGGCACGACGACGACATCGAGGAAGACATCTTCGTCGTGAATCCGGTCATTCCGGACCCGTCCAAGATTTCCAGCATCGATGACAAGCAGGTCTTCACCGGGAACTGGTTCAAGTACCGGTTCAACAAGGACTCCAGCATCGACCTGTATTACCTGTACCTGGAAAACAACAACCTAAACGTGGCGACAGGGTTGTACGGGGCGAAGGGCGAGTACCACATCAACACGGTCGGCAGCCGGCTCGTCGGCGAGCAGAACCAGTTCCTGTGGGACTTCGAGGGGGCGATGCAGTTCGGGGGGTGGGCCAACCAGTCGGTGTTCGCCGGGTTCGGCGTGGCCGGCGTGGGGTATTACTTCAAAGACCTGCCGACCACCCCGACCCTCTGGCTCTACTACGACTACGCCTCGGGCGACCCGAACCCGAACAGCACCAACGTCCACCGGACGTACACGACGCTGTTCCCGTTCGGTCACTCGTACTTCGCCGGCCTGGACGCCATCGGTCGCCAGAACATCAACGACATTCACCTGGAACTCGGCACGTTCCCGGTGGACTGGGTCCGGTGTACACTGGGCTACCACGTCCTGTCATTGGATAGCGCCAAGGACGCCCTCTACAACCCGCAGGGCAGCGTCGTCCGCCAGGACCCGACTGGCAAAGCGGGCACGGACGTCGGCGACGCGATCAGCAGCACCGTCCAGTTCCACCTGGACAACCACCAGATTTTCCTCGTCGGGTACAGCCACCTATTCTCGGGCCAGTTCATCAAAATGACCGCCACGACGCCCGGAGCCGCAAAAGACCTCGACGCGGTGTGGGTGCAGTACACGTACAAATGGTGAGATGAGTCGGGCGGGGTGAGCAGGTGCGACAGGTCGTCCGGAGAGGGGTGATTCTCCCCGCTGTTTCCGACGGTGATGGTTCCCTCACCCGAACCCATCACCTCTTGCTCACAGTTCACCGCTTAGCCGACTCCGAAGGTGGCGGGGGAGGCTCGTCGGGCAAAGGCAGTTCAATCATGTGGAAACGGCCCATCGCGATCGGCCAAGGCTCGTGGGTGAACCGGCCCGACGAGAGGAGCCTTTTCCACTCGTCCGAGATCGTCCTTCAGGGTGACATAAAGACCGGAGGTTGTCACCGGGCGTTCTGACACCGGACGTACTTCCCAAGTTGTATTAACACTGCTTCGTCGATTTTCCCCCGGATCACCTCCGTGGGGTCGTTTCGGGGTGATATGTTGGAAGAAACTGAACCCGACGTTCGTTTCCTACCCGCACCGATGTCACACCAGTCCGACCCGCCGGCCACCGAGCCGCGAATCCATTCGACCCCGATGGCGGCCGTCAAAGAGCGCGAACGCGAGCTGGTCATCGTCGAAGGCACGACATTCAAGCTCGACCGCCCGGGCGGCCACGACCTGCTCTTCGACCACCCGGCTGTCCGCGCTGCTTACGCCGCCGACTCTTACATCCCGTACTGGTCCGAGTTGTGGCCGGCGGCGCGGATGCTGGCGAAAGCCATCCTCCGCGAGCCGTGGGACGAGTACCCGAAGCCGTCGGACGGCAAGCTCGAAGCGCTCGAAGTCGGCTGCGGCCTGGGCCTGGCCGGGATCGCGGCGCTCAAGCGCGGGCTGCGCGTCACGTTCTCCGACATCGACCAACTCGCCGTCCGGTTCGCGACCGAGAACGCCCGCCTGAACGGGTTTCGCGACTTCACCACGATGGCCATCGACCTCCGCTGCCCGCCGCCCGACGTCCGCTTCCCGGTCATCATCGGGTCGGACCTGCTTTACGAACCGCGGATGGTCGACCCGGTGGTGAACTTCATCTCGACCACGCTCGCGCCGGGCGGCGTCTGCCTGATCGCCGACCCGGACCGCGAATCCGCCCGCCCCTTCCGCTGGGCGATCCAAAACGCCGGGTTGACGACCGAGTGCGCCTTCGCCCGCGCCGGCGAACCCGGCGGAGAACGCACCAAAGGCACCGTCTACCGCATCACGCACTGCACCACGTAAAAAGACATTAGCCACGGATGGACACGGATCAGAACTATTCAAGAAGTTCTTTTCTGATCCGTGTTTATCCGTGTTCATCCGTGGCTAATTTTACTGTTTTTCCCGTTGCGTTCGATTCGTAGATTGCCTGGATGAGCGCCACCGCTTTTCGGCCTTCACGGCCGTCGACGGCGGGCGTGCCGTTGGTCTGGATCGCCTGGACGAAGTCGGCCAGTTGGCGCCGGTGGCCTTCGTGGCTGATCGCCTTCGGGTCGGCCGCCCCGCCGCTCGCGCCAACCTTCGCCGCGAACCGCGTCCGCACGGCCTTGTCGTCTTCCGTCTCCGGGCTGAAGTCCCACCGCAGCACGTCTTCCTGCTCGATCACGGCCGAGCCCTTGTCGCCGTGAACTGCTATCGTCTTCGGGTACCCGGGGTGGATGCTGGTGGTCGCCTGGATGACGCCCAGCGCGCCGCTCTTGAAGCGGATGACCGCGGCGGCCGTGTCCTCGACTTCGATCTGTTCGTGCGCGAGTGTGGCGGTGAACCCGGTCACGGCTACCGCGTCGCCCATCATCCAGAGGAGCAGGTCGACGTTGTGGATCGCCTGGTTCATGAGCGCCCCGCCGCCGTCGAGCG is drawn from Fimbriiglobus ruber and contains these coding sequences:
- a CDS encoding class I SAM-dependent methyltransferase; this encodes MLEETEPDVRFLPAPMSHQSDPPATEPRIHSTPMAAVKERERELVIVEGTTFKLDRPGGHDLLFDHPAVRAAYAADSYIPYWSELWPAARMLAKAILREPWDEYPKPSDGKLEALEVGCGLGLAGIAALKRGLRVTFSDIDQLAVRFATENARLNGFRDFTTMAIDLRCPPPDVRFPVIIGSDLLYEPRMVDPVVNFISTTLAPGGVCLIADPDRESARPFRWAIQNAGLTTECAFARAGEPGGERTKGTVYRITHCTT
- a CDS encoding alginate export family protein — protein: MSVRLIASGREWSRWVFVGFLALAVESVGRAQTATPVIVATQAPAPVIEIPPVAPGTALAPGVTTAPAENSVAPPTAGGTAAPSGGDGGGQRAYSGPAQKPESEKTFWEKVPPIQPFPRQGNFYIAPSGPGYYTLFDFIRGRELPDRPKNPYLQWGQNANSSFNADFRYLDDPKNTQFDFFDPLKRIHVGDDWLFSTGGEIRDRYASIQNAALYNKKPQAGADDTYNLFRARVYGDLWYRDEFRFFVEFITADSSHQAIPASSSDVEQNDFLNLFVELKLFSLDDHGVYARIGRQELLFGSQRAISPSDWSNTRRTFQGVRGSWHDDDIEEDIFVVNPVIPDPSKISSIDDKQVFTGNWFKYRFNKDSSIDLYYLYLENNNLNVATGLYGAKGEYHINTVGSRLVGEQNQFLWDFEGAMQFGGWANQSVFAGFGVAGVGYYFKDLPTTPTLWLYYDYASGDPNPNSTNVHRTYTTLFPFGHSYFAGLDAIGRQNINDIHLELGTFPVDWVRCTLGYHVLSLDSAKDALYNPQGSVVRQDPTGKAGTDVGDAISSTVQFHLDNHQIFLVGYSHLFSGQFIKMTATTPGAAKDLDAVWVQYTYKW
- a CDS encoding Gfo/Idh/MocA family protein — translated: MSRPLGFAIVGCGMIARFHARAIAEIPGARVAALVSRTPGAGEKLLQETGTPACAVFGTVQEAVRAPGVDAIVITTPSGAHADPAMIAAAAGKHVVVEKPLEITAERCDRIIGACDQHGVKLCTIFPSRFADSSQTLKAAVAAGKFGRLTLGETTCKWWRSQAYYDEGGWKGTQALDGGGALMNQAIHNVDLLLWMMGDAVAVTGFTATLAHEQIEVEDTAAAVIRFKSGALGVIQATTSIHPGYPKTIAVHGDKGSAVIEQEDVLRWDFSPETEDDKAVRTRFAAKVGASGGAADPKAISHEGHRRQLADFVQAIQTNGTPAVDGREGRKAVALIQAIYESNATGKTVKLATDEHG
- a CDS encoding peptidylprolyl isomerase, which codes for MRSFTRRAAAVILGAALVAPAFAQTPAPVPGAAPAAPAAGAPAGPLQPATPAPGSLPAPTGKPVERPTGVAATVTGQPIPEVAVWRALRQFPEAEHPIARKEILNHLIENLLIDQYLNALKIAAEPAEVDKLIEELKAELKKSMKDYAKELESMMLTEAEFRAEVTAQMKWDKFLKQQGTDQALQGFFVKRPDIFDGTLVRARHILLTPGTDPAKMAEAKQTLAAIKSDIAVKAQEAATAAPGDALAKETARGKKVDELFAEAAKKHSLCPSKAAGGDLQFFPRVGAMVEPFAEAAFKLNLYEMSDVVETEFGMHLILLTAKNPGKARKFEEVKEDVRAVYAMQLRQAVVGQMKPRAQITINPAPATTPAAAPPANAVPTTPPPPPGSPASVTPPTGK
- a CDS encoding leucine-rich repeat domain-containing protein; this encodes MTGNIVSVLAVLLGTLFAIQPAAGDEKPAESPVDQATAIKAIEKLGGKIERDAKRPGQPVIEVRLDSKAITDADLKLLRSFQQMKELSLSSTKITDAGLKELKELPALESLNLSFVRGISDKGLKELKSVKSLKELLLMEFGGTGAGLKEFSNLEKLYLNGSKIGNAGMKEVKELRKLRNLNLSGTAITDAGVKEIQGLENVTSISVAETKITDAALKDIKRFTKLYTLELNDTKITNAGLKEIKDLDQLYGLYLKYTAVTDAGLPYLMNMQRLSVLHLEGTKITGKGLSELKGLKNLDTLTLGKTAVTDADVKAFESARPKVRVFR